One genomic region from Thalassotalea sp. PS06 encodes:
- the atpG gene encoding F0F1 ATP synthase subunit gamma — protein sequence MAGGKEIKDKIGSVKNTQKITSAMEMVAASKMRRAQDAMAATRPYAEKIRNVIGHIACGQLEYRHPYLEEREVKRVGYIVISTDRGLCGGLNVNLFKSVLKDSAKWQEQGADVEFALIGSKAAGFFASFGANVVAQKSGLGDQPSVTDLIGSVKVMLDAYDKGDIDRLFVVYNKFENTMSQKPTIDQLLPLPKSDDDEITHRWDYIYEPDAQALLDQLMVRFVESQVYQGVVENLASEQAARMVAMKAATDNAGSLIDDLQLVYNKARQAAITQELSEIVAGAAAV from the coding sequence ATGGCCGGTGGTAAAGAAATTAAAGACAAGATCGGAAGTGTAAAAAATACACAGAAGATCACCAGCGCAATGGAAATGGTTGCAGCATCAAAAATGCGTCGTGCGCAAGATGCGATGGCTGCCACCCGTCCTTACGCTGAGAAAATCAGAAACGTGATCGGTCACATTGCATGCGGTCAACTTGAATATCGCCATCCTTATTTGGAAGAGCGTGAAGTTAAGCGTGTAGGCTATATCGTTATTTCTACCGACCGTGGTCTTTGTGGCGGCTTAAACGTCAATTTGTTCAAGTCTGTATTAAAAGACTCTGCCAAATGGCAGGAACAAGGCGCTGACGTGGAATTTGCATTAATCGGCTCGAAAGCAGCCGGTTTCTTTGCAAGTTTCGGTGCCAACGTAGTTGCCCAAAAATCCGGTTTAGGCGACCAACCTTCAGTAACTGATTTAATCGGTTCTGTTAAGGTGATGTTAGACGCCTATGACAAGGGTGATATCGACCGACTTTTCGTAGTGTACAACAAGTTTGAAAACACTATGAGTCAAAAGCCGACTATCGATCAATTGTTACCTTTGCCTAAGTCTGATGATGACGAAATTACCCATCGCTGGGATTACATCTACGAGCCTGATGCCCAAGCATTGCTTGACCAGTTAATGGTTCGTTTCGTTGAGTCCCAGGTATACCAAGGCGTGGTTGAAAACCTAGCCAGTGAGCAAGCTGCCCGTATGGTAGCGATGAAAGCAGCGACAGATAATGCTGGTAGCTTAATTGACGACTTACAATTGGTGTACAACAAGGCCCGTCAGGCAGCGATTACTCAAGAGCTGAGTGAAATCGTTGCAGGTGCGGCTGCGGTATAG
- the atpA gene encoding F0F1 ATP synthase subunit alpha: MQLNSTEIAELIKSRIDQFDVVSEARNEGTIVSVTDGIIRIHGLADVMQGEMIELPGNRYAIALNLDRDSVGAVVMGPYADLAEGVKVKGTGRILEVPVGRGLLGRVVNTLGEPIDGKGPIESDGFSPVEVVAPGVIDRKSVDQPVQTGIKSIDSMIPIGRGQRELIIGDRQVGKSAIALDAIINQKDTGIKSIYVAVGQKASTVANVVRSLEEHGALENTIVVVASASEAAALQYLAPYSGCTMGEYFRDRGEDALIVYDDLSKQAVAYRQISLLLRRPPGREAFPGDVFYLHSRLLERAARVNEEYVEKFTNGEVKGKTGSLTALPIIETQAGDVSAFVPTNVISITDGQIFLESNLFNAGIRPAVNAGISVSRVGGAAQTKIIKKLGGGIRLALAQYAELAAFAQFASDLDDATRAQLEHGQRVTELMKQKQYSPLSVAETAISLFAAEKGYLTDIEINKIGDFEAALLAYASNEHAELVATINETGNYDKDIESGLTKLLDTFKATQTW; the protein is encoded by the coding sequence ATGCAATTGAATTCCACTGAAATCGCTGAGTTGATCAAATCTCGAATTGATCAATTCGACGTTGTTAGTGAAGCTCGTAACGAAGGTACTATCGTTTCTGTAACTGACGGTATCATTCGCATCCACGGTCTTGCAGATGTAATGCAAGGTGAGATGATTGAACTTCCTGGCAACCGTTACGCTATCGCGTTAAACCTTGACCGTGATTCGGTAGGTGCGGTAGTTATGGGTCCATACGCGGACCTTGCTGAAGGCGTAAAAGTTAAAGGTACTGGCCGTATTTTGGAAGTACCAGTAGGTCGCGGTCTTTTAGGCCGTGTTGTTAACACTCTAGGTGAGCCAATCGACGGTAAGGGTCCTATCGAAAGCGATGGTTTCTCTCCTGTTGAAGTTGTAGCACCAGGTGTTATCGATCGTAAATCAGTTGACCAGCCAGTTCAGACTGGTATCAAGTCAATTGACTCAATGATTCCAATCGGTCGTGGTCAGCGTGAGCTTATCATCGGTGACCGTCAGGTTGGTAAATCTGCGATCGCACTAGATGCAATCATCAACCAGAAAGACACTGGCATCAAGTCAATCTACGTAGCGGTAGGCCAGAAGGCTTCTACTGTTGCTAACGTAGTACGTTCTCTGGAAGAGCACGGTGCACTTGAAAACACTATCGTTGTTGTAGCGTCTGCTTCTGAAGCAGCGGCACTTCAATACTTAGCGCCATATTCTGGTTGTACTATGGGTGAATACTTCCGCGACCGCGGTGAAGATGCCCTAATCGTATACGATGATTTGTCTAAGCAAGCTGTTGCTTATCGTCAAATCTCACTACTACTTCGTCGTCCTCCTGGACGTGAAGCATTCCCAGGTGACGTTTTCTATCTTCACTCACGTCTACTAGAGCGTGCAGCTCGTGTAAACGAAGAGTATGTAGAGAAGTTCACTAACGGTGAAGTGAAAGGTAAGACTGGCTCATTAACAGCTCTACCTATCATTGAAACTCAAGCGGGTGACGTATCTGCGTTCGTTCCTACTAACGTAATTTCAATCACCGATGGTCAGATCTTCCTTGAGTCAAACCTATTCAACGCTGGTATCCGTCCTGCTGTTAACGCAGGTATCTCGGTATCTCGTGTTGGTGGTGCAGCTCAAACCAAGATCATCAAGAAGCTTGGTGGTGGTATCCGTCTAGCCCTTGCTCAATACGCTGAATTAGCAGCGTTCGCACAGTTCGCATCTGACCTTGATGATGCTACTCGTGCACAGCTTGAGCACGGTCAGCGTGTAACCGAACTTATGAAGCAGAAGCAATACAGCCCACTATCTGTGGCTGAAACTGCAATTTCTCTGTTCGCAGCTGAAAAAGGTTATTTAACCGACATCGAAATCAACAAAATTGGCGATTTCGAAGCTGCGTTATTAGCTTACGCTAGTAACGAACACGCTGAGCTTGTGGCTACCATCAACGAAACTGGTAACTACGATAAAGATATCGAATCGGGTCTAACTAAGTTGCTTGATACTTTCAAAGCAACTCAGACTTGGTAA
- the atpH gene encoding F0F1 ATP synthase subunit delta, with product MSELTTIARPYAKAAFEYAVEAKSVDAWLEMLVFASEVSQNETVAGYLAGGMGVEQVTDLFLKVCGEQVNDKGQNFIKILAENGRLLVLPQIVSQFVELKAEYEKEVSVDVASAVELSAEQVTSLSAALEKRLARKVKLNCTVDANVVSGLVIKAGDTVIDGSVRGKLDRMANSLQS from the coding sequence ATGTCTGAATTGACAACCATTGCTCGTCCTTACGCGAAAGCAGCGTTCGAGTATGCCGTTGAGGCAAAATCTGTTGATGCCTGGTTAGAGATGCTTGTATTTGCATCTGAAGTTAGCCAGAACGAAACCGTTGCTGGCTACTTAGCCGGTGGTATGGGCGTTGAGCAGGTAACAGATTTGTTCCTTAAAGTATGTGGGGAACAGGTCAACGACAAAGGCCAGAATTTTATTAAGATTCTGGCAGAAAACGGACGCTTGTTGGTGCTACCACAGATCGTTTCTCAATTCGTTGAATTAAAAGCGGAATATGAGAAAGAAGTTTCTGTAGATGTAGCTTCTGCGGTTGAATTAAGCGCAGAACAAGTTACTTCATTGAGCGCCGCGCTTGAAAAGCGTCTGGCTCGTAAAGTTAAGCTAAATTGCACAGTAGATGCCAATGTGGTTTCTGGTCTTGTTATCAAGGCTGGTGATACAGTTATCGACGGTTCTGTCCGCGGTAAACTGGACCGTATGGCTAACTCATTGCAATCCTAA
- the atpF gene encoding F0F1 ATP synthase subunit B: protein MNMNATLIGESIAFIVFVIFCMKFVWPPIIGAIEERQKTIADGLAAGEKAEKDLELARDNIKAQLKEAKAQAAEIVDAAKKREAQLIEEAADKAKAEREKIIASGHAEIESERNRAREELRQQVAVLAVAGAEKILERSIDAAEHSDILDKLVAEL, encoded by the coding sequence ATGAACATGAATGCTACTTTAATCGGTGAATCGATAGCATTTATCGTATTTGTTATTTTCTGCATGAAGTTCGTATGGCCACCAATCATTGGTGCCATCGAAGAACGTCAAAAGACTATCGCTGATGGTCTTGCTGCCGGTGAGAAAGCTGAGAAAGACTTAGAGCTTGCTCGCGACAACATCAAAGCACAGCTTAAAGAAGCGAAAGCTCAAGCTGCTGAGATTGTTGATGCTGCGAAAAAGCGTGAAGCTCAGCTTATCGAAGAAGCCGCAGACAAAGCAAAAGCCGAGCGTGAGAAAATCATCGCTTCTGGCCATGCAGAAATCGAATCAGAGCGTAACCGCGCACGTGAAGAACTACGTCAACAAGTTGCCGTACTTGCCGTTGCCGGTGCCGAGAAAATTCTTGAGCGCTCTATCGATGCCGCTGAACACAGCGACATCTTAGACAAACTAGTTGCTGAACTTTAA
- the atpE gene encoding F0F1 ATP synthase subunit C produces the protein MLYIAVALLIGLGALGTAIGFGLLGGKFLESAARQPELAPQLQVKMFIVAGLIDAIAMIGVGIGLYLLFAVGA, from the coding sequence ATGTTATATATTGCTGTTGCTCTACTAATCGGTTTAGGTGCATTAGGTACTGCGATTGGTTTCGGTCTACTAGGTGGCAAATTCCTTGAGTCTGCTGCTCGTCAACCAGAACTAGCTCCACAGCTTCAAGTAAAAATGTTCATCGTTGCTGGTCTTATCGATGCGATCGCGATGATCGGTGTTGGTATCGGTCTATATCTACTATTCGCTGTTGGTGCATAA
- the atpB gene encoding F0F1 ATP synthase subunit A produces the protein MAADTGSYIKHHLTNWTMCSGDSGIAFNKACADAGFWTLHVDTLGWSIVLGLIFLLTFRSVAKKASTGVPGKLQCAVEMIVDFVDKSVKETFHGKNPLIAPLSLTIFVWVLLMNAMDWVPVDWIPTVAGLIGQYGLGMNPEDVYIKSVPTTDMNMTFALSIGVFFLIIYYSIKVKGLGGFMKELTLQPFNHWAFIPVNFILESVTLIARPVSLALRLFGNLYAGELIFILIATIGLFQLPVHFLWAAFHLLVIPLQAFIFMMLTIVYLSLAHEDH, from the coding sequence ATGGCTGCAGATACAGGCTCTTATATCAAACACCATTTGACTAACTGGACAATGTGTTCCGGGGACAGCGGCATCGCTTTTAACAAAGCATGCGCCGACGCTGGCTTCTGGACTCTCCACGTTGACACCTTAGGTTGGTCAATTGTTCTCGGTTTGATTTTTCTTCTTACCTTCCGCTCCGTTGCTAAAAAAGCATCGACGGGCGTTCCAGGGAAATTACAATGCGCGGTAGAAATGATTGTCGATTTTGTCGACAAGAGTGTGAAAGAAACCTTTCACGGTAAAAACCCGCTTATCGCTCCCCTTTCACTGACAATTTTTGTCTGGGTATTACTTATGAATGCCATGGACTGGGTACCAGTAGACTGGATCCCAACCGTTGCTGGTCTTATTGGTCAGTATGGCTTAGGTATGAACCCTGAAGATGTTTACATTAAATCCGTACCTACTACGGACATGAACATGACGTTCGCACTGAGTATTGGTGTGTTCTTCCTGATCATCTACTACTCAATCAAAGTAAAAGGACTTGGTGGTTTCATGAAGGAACTAACCCTTCAACCATTTAACCACTGGGCCTTTATTCCGGTTAACTTCATCCTTGAATCCGTTACCCTTATCGCCCGTCCAGTGTCATTGGCGCTGCGTCTGTTCGGTAACCTATATGCGGGTGAGTTGATCTTTATTTTGATCGCAACCATTGGTTTATTCCAGTTGCCTGTACATTTCTTATGGGCAGCTTTCCACTTACTAGTTATTCCGCTTCAGGCGTTTATCTTCATGATGTTGACCATCGTGTACTTAAGCCTGGCGCACGAAGATCACTAA
- a CDS encoding F0F1 ATP synthase subunit I yields the protein MQNKLAKPGRKYAYRQVLLQFIITLLSFIICFFGWGLTAATSALVGGMVSVIPNFVFAHKAFKFAGARAARQVVDSFYGGVKLKLVLTAILFALCFKYLDLNVAAFFITYSITMLVPWLNAIVNKFHFNQQKLG from the coding sequence GTGCAAAATAAGCTAGCGAAACCCGGCAGAAAATATGCGTACAGACAAGTACTTCTGCAATTTATCATCACACTCTTAAGTTTTATAATTTGTTTTTTCGGTTGGGGATTAACTGCCGCAACATCAGCTTTGGTTGGTGGCATGGTCAGTGTAATCCCTAATTTTGTATTTGCACATAAGGCTTTTAAATTTGCCGGTGCACGCGCGGCCAGACAGGTGGTTGATTCTTTCTACGGTGGCGTGAAATTAAAATTGGTGTTGACTGCGATTCTTTTTGCCTTGTGTTTCAAGTATCTCGATTTAAACGTAGCCGCCTTTTTTATAACGTATTCAATAACAATGCTGGTTCCATGGTTGAATGCCATTGTTAACAAGTTTCATTTTAATCAACAAAAATTGGGATAA